A genomic stretch from Oleomonas cavernae includes:
- a CDS encoding PaaI family thioesterase, with product MSSDSLADADIPEGFRRLKWRSGYGATVGPLYERDTPDGGFVRAFKVGEHQTNMLKNCHGGMLMGFADMTFGHVISHGNRRNWITVRLLVDFIAGASLGEWVEGTGKVTGIDGSFYTVQGRIWVGERTVATGSGVFKVLEQR from the coding sequence ATGAGCAGTGATTCCCTAGCCGACGCCGACATCCCCGAAGGCTTCCGCCGCCTGAAATGGCGCAGCGGCTACGGCGCCACGGTGGGGCCTCTGTACGAACGCGATACGCCCGACGGCGGCTTCGTGCGGGCGTTCAAGGTGGGCGAGCACCAGACCAACATGCTGAAGAACTGCCACGGCGGCATGCTGATGGGCTTTGCCGACATGACCTTCGGCCATGTCATCTCCCACGGCAACCGGCGCAACTGGATCACCGTGCGCCTGCTGGTCGATTTCATCGCCGGCGCCAGCCTCGGCGAATGGGTCGAAGGGACCGGCAAAGTGACGGGCATCGACGGCTCGTTCTACACCGTCCAGGGCCGCATCTGGGTCGGCGAGCGCACCGTGGCCACCGGTTCGGGCGTCTTCAAGGTGCTCGAACAGCGCTGA
- a CDS encoding ABC1 kinase family protein has protein sequence MSDEPDAEGNRLGRRVRRYAQVSGAVGGVALREAGRRLIGGAVDNAQMAGEMRRILGGLKGPLMKVAQMLATIPEAVPEEFAKELATLQANAPPMGWPFVRRRMSAELGPDWLGRFAEFGHEAVGAASLGQVHRATGHDGAALAVKLQYPDMLSAIEADLKQLKLLLSLHKRMDGVIDTSEIYDEVAARLREELDYGREAAHMRLYHTVLGDQAGIRVPQPVMDLSSRRLLTMTWLDGTPILDWKSAAPEVRNHLGATLFRAWWLPFTRIAVIHGDPHLGNYTVRAGGEGINLLDYGCVRIFPPRFVAGVVDLYRALETGDEARAVHAYETWGFKNLSQELIDTLNIWARFIYGPLLDDRVRSIADGISPAKYGRKEMALVHGRLKALGPIRPPREFVFMDRAAIGLGAVFLHLDAQQNWYRLFNDALADFSVDRIGPAQAAALAAAGVPPG, from the coding sequence ATGAGTGACGAGCCGGACGCGGAAGGCAATCGACTTGGCCGCCGCGTCCGGCGTTACGCGCAGGTCTCGGGCGCCGTCGGCGGCGTCGCCCTGCGCGAGGCCGGCCGGCGGCTGATCGGCGGCGCCGTCGACAATGCCCAGATGGCGGGCGAGATGCGCCGCATCCTGGGCGGCCTCAAGGGGCCCTTGATGAAGGTCGCCCAGATGCTGGCGACCATTCCCGAAGCGGTGCCCGAGGAATTTGCCAAGGAACTGGCGACGTTGCAAGCCAACGCCCCGCCCATGGGCTGGCCCTTCGTGCGCCGGCGCATGAGCGCCGAACTGGGCCCCGACTGGCTCGGCCGCTTCGCCGAATTCGGCCACGAGGCGGTGGGTGCCGCCTCGCTGGGCCAGGTCCACCGGGCGACGGGCCACGACGGCGCGGCCCTGGCGGTCAAGCTGCAATATCCCGACATGCTCTCGGCGATCGAGGCGGATCTCAAGCAGTTGAAGCTGCTGCTCTCCCTGCACAAGCGCATGGACGGGGTGATCGACACCAGCGAGATCTATGACGAGGTCGCCGCCCGCCTGCGCGAGGAACTCGACTACGGCCGCGAGGCGGCGCACATGCGCCTCTACCACACGGTGCTGGGCGACCAGGCCGGGATCCGCGTGCCGCAGCCGGTGATGGACCTGTCCAGCCGGCGCCTGCTGACCATGACCTGGTTGGACGGCACCCCGATCCTGGACTGGAAGAGTGCGGCGCCCGAGGTCCGCAACCATCTGGGCGCCACCCTGTTCCGGGCCTGGTGGCTGCCTTTCACCCGCATCGCCGTGATCCATGGCGACCCGCACCTGGGCAATTACACGGTGCGGGCCGGCGGCGAGGGCATCAACCTGCTCGACTACGGCTGCGTGCGCATCTTCCCGCCGCGCTTCGTCGCCGGCGTGGTCGACCTGTACCGGGCGCTGGAGACGGGCGATGAGGCCCGCGCGGTCCATGCCTACGAGACCTGGGGCTTCAAGAACCTCAGCCAGGAACTGATCGACACGCTCAACATCTGGGCGCGCTTCATCTATGGCCCGCTGCTCGACGACCGGGTGCGCTCGATCGCCGACGGCATCAGCCCGGCCAAATACGGCCGCAAGGAAATGGCGCTGGTCCACGGCCGCCTGAAGGCCCTGGGCCCGATCCGCCCGCCGCGCGAATTCGTCTTCATGGACCGCGCCGCGATCGGCCTGGGCGCCGTCTTCCTGCATCTCGACGCCCAGCAGAACTGGTACCGCCTGTTCAACGACGCCCTGGCCGACTTCTCGGTCGACCGCATCGGCCCGGCCCAGGCGGCGGCGTTGGCGGCGGCGGGGGTACCGCCCGGATAA
- a CDS encoding M3 family oligoendopeptidase, with protein MSEAKRSDELGRLPEWDLSDLYPGPDSPELAAAFETATAQAKAFAAAYEGKLEALPGEALGEALESYERIQDLLGRIGSYSGLVYSADMADPKISQFNQTATERLTDISSIMLFFTLELNKLEDAVLEAKLAQSPRFAHYRPWLRDLRAFRPHQLPDEIEKLLHEKYVAGRAAWTRLFDETFAGLRFTIDGKEVTSAEALHLLSDRQSAVRAKAAAALSDVFARNIRLFALITNTLAKDKEIEDRWRKYPTPASSRHLSNAVEAPVVDALVTAVRAAYPKLSHRYYALKAKWFGVEALDFWDRNAPLPDDGDRAISWDEARETVLGAYGDFSPELAAIGKRFFDQAWIDAPVRPGKSPGAFAHPTVPSAHPYLLLNYQGKTRDVMTLAHELGHGVHQVLAAGQGALMADTPLTLAETASVFGEMLTFQALLRKEVDPKRRKVLLASKVEDMINTVVRQTAFYEFERRVHDERRQSELTAERIGEIWLDIQRESLGPAIRLGPGYETYWCYIPHFIHSPFYVYAYAFGDCLVNSLYAVYQGAEAGFQQKYFDMLKAGGTLRHKELLAPFNLDASDPTFWSKGLGVVSGFIDQLEAM; from the coding sequence ATGAGCGAAGCCAAGCGCAGTGACGAACTGGGGCGCCTGCCCGAATGGGACCTGAGCGACCTCTACCCCGGCCCCGATTCGCCCGAACTGGCCGCCGCCTTCGAGACCGCCACCGCGCAAGCCAAGGCCTTTGCCGCGGCCTATGAGGGCAAGCTCGAGGCGCTGCCGGGCGAGGCGCTGGGCGAGGCGCTGGAGAGCTACGAGAGGATCCAGGACCTGCTGGGGCGCATCGGCTCCTACTCAGGCCTGGTCTATTCGGCCGACATGGCCGACCCCAAGATCTCGCAGTTCAACCAGACCGCGACCGAGCGGCTGACCGATATTTCCAGCATCATGCTGTTCTTCACGCTGGAGCTGAACAAGCTGGAAGACGCCGTGCTGGAAGCCAAGCTGGCGCAGTCGCCGCGCTTTGCCCATTACCGGCCGTGGCTGCGCGACCTGCGCGCCTTCCGCCCGCACCAGTTGCCTGACGAGATCGAGAAGCTGCTGCACGAGAAATATGTCGCCGGCCGCGCCGCCTGGACGCGCCTGTTCGATGAGACCTTTGCCGGCCTGCGCTTCACCATCGACGGCAAGGAGGTGACCAGCGCCGAGGCTCTGCACCTGCTGTCAGACCGCCAGAGCGCGGTCAGGGCCAAGGCCGCCGCCGCCCTGTCCGACGTCTTCGCCAGGAACATCCGCCTGTTCGCCCTGATCACCAACACGCTGGCCAAGGACAAGGAGATTGAGGATCGCTGGCGCAAGTACCCGACCCCCGCGTCGTCGCGCCATCTCTCGAACGCGGTCGAGGCGCCGGTGGTCGATGCCCTGGTCACGGCCGTGCGTGCAGCCTACCCTAAGCTCAGCCATCGCTATTACGCCCTGAAGGCCAAGTGGTTCGGCGTCGAGGCGCTGGATTTCTGGGACCGCAACGCGCCGCTGCCCGACGACGGCGACCGGGCGATTTCCTGGGACGAGGCGCGGGAAACCGTGCTGGGCGCCTATGGCGACTTCTCGCCGGAACTCGCCGCCATCGGCAAGCGCTTCTTCGACCAGGCCTGGATCGATGCGCCGGTGCGCCCGGGCAAGTCGCCGGGCGCCTTCGCCCATCCGACCGTGCCCTCGGCCCATCCCTATCTGCTGCTGAACTACCAGGGCAAGACCCGGGATGTGATGACGCTGGCCCACGAGCTGGGCCACGGCGTGCACCAGGTGCTGGCTGCGGGCCAGGGTGCCCTGATGGCGGATACCCCGCTGACCCTGGCCGAGACCGCCAGCGTGTTCGGCGAGATGCTCACCTTCCAGGCCCTGCTGCGCAAGGAGGTTGACCCCAAGCGCCGCAAGGTCCTCCTCGCCTCCAAGGTCGAGGACATGATCAACACGGTGGTGCGCCAGACCGCCTTCTACGAGTTCGAGCGCCGCGTCCATGACGAGCGCCGCCAGAGCGAGCTGACGGCCGAGCGCATTGGCGAAATCTGGCTGGACATCCAGCGCGAGAGTTTAGGGCCGGCGATCCGCCTGGGACCGGGGTACGAGACCTATTGGTGCTACATCCCGCACTTCATCCATTCACCCTTCTACGTTTACGCCTATGCCTTCGGCGACTGCCTGGTAAACTCGCTCTACGCCGTCTACCAGGGCGCCGAGGCGGGCTTCCAGCAGAAGTATTTCGACATGCTGAAGGCCGGCGGCACCCTGCGCCACAAGGAGCTGCTGGCGCCGTTCAACCTCGACGCCTCGGACCCGACCTTCTGGTCCAAGGGCCTGGGCGTGGTCTCGGGCTTCATCGACCAGCTCGAGGCGATGTAA
- a CDS encoding phasin family protein produces MIDEPNTEFTPPFDAFEASQQIIEFWRQATNLPLTIAIEGLRFSARRLRAQADHLALLAGSGDATAVLKEQTAFVEQTLADYRDEATVVAKEIGDPIATLEEAA; encoded by the coding sequence ATGATCGATGAACCAAACACCGAGTTCACGCCGCCGTTCGATGCCTTTGAGGCCTCGCAACAGATCATCGAGTTCTGGCGTCAAGCGACCAATCTTCCGCTGACCATCGCCATCGAGGGCCTGCGCTTCAGCGCCAGGCGCCTGCGCGCCCAGGCCGATCATTTGGCCCTGCTGGCGGGCAGCGGGGATGCCACCGCCGTCTTGAAGGAACAGACGGCCTTCGTTGAGCAGACCCTGGCGGACTACCGCGACGAGGCGACGGTCGTTGCCAAGGAAATCGGCGACCCGATCGCGACGCTCGAAGAAGCGGCCTGA
- a CDS encoding DUF2312 domain-containing protein: MAEVVGIAGEQLRQFVARIERLEEEKAALTADIREVYAEAKGNGFDTKVLRQVIKLRKIDKAERQEMDAILELYLEALGMMAGGGGEE; encoded by the coding sequence ATGGCCGAAGTGGTCGGCATCGCCGGCGAACAGCTCCGTCAGTTCGTTGCGCGTATCGAGCGTCTGGAAGAAGAAAAGGCGGCCCTGACCGCCGATATCCGCGAAGTCTATGCCGAGGCCAAGGGCAATGGCTTCGACACCAAGGTGCTGCGCCAGGTGATCAAGCTGCGCAAGATCGACAAGGCCGAGCGCCAGGAAATGGACGCGATTCTCGAGCTTTATCTCGAGGCGCTGGGCATGATGGCCGGCGGCGGCGGCGAGGAGTAG
- a CDS encoding DUF1244 domain-containing protein has protein sequence MDEETRTKLESAAFRRLLDHLRERHDVQNIDLMNLAGFCRNCLSNWLKDAADAQGVPLTKDGAREQVYGMPYDDWKALHQKEANPDQLAKFAAAPKA, from the coding sequence ATGGACGAGGAAACCAGAACAAAGCTCGAATCAGCCGCCTTTCGCCGGCTGCTGGACCACTTGCGCGAGCGCCATGACGTGCAAAACATCGATCTGATGAATCTGGCGGGCTTTTGCCGCAACTGCCTGTCCAACTGGCTGAAGGACGCGGCGGATGCCCAGGGCGTGCCCCTGACCAAGGACGGTGCGCGCGAGCAGGTCTACGGCATGCCCTATGACGACTGGAAGGCGCTGCACCAGAAGGAGGCCAACCCCGACCAACTGGCCAAATTCGCGGCCGCGCCCAAGGCCTGA
- a CDS encoding ATP-binding protein, with amino-acid sequence MTRTVDPVQPPPAEATRRDRAVARAQEGEDNVPGRLRALLWPMAGFLMAFALLIVDLFFDLQMALAFGLAAAAVIVLGALSVHHHMGEIERRRQALTRAGAQANEANRAKSQFLAVMSHELRTPMTGMIGTLDLLRETSLTPAQRRLTETLAGSSTALLTVLNDILDFSKIEAGMLQIETLDFRLCDSLGATLNLFRAQAERKGIRLVGEIATDVPPVIRSDPTRLRQILTNLIGNAVKFTDSGQVDVRVVKTGESPLRLRFEIQDTGVGISSEKQAALFQPFVQADAHTSRRFGGTGLGLAICSRLAAAMGGRIGLTSAIGLGSCFWFTITTEPGLEAAVDSSLAEEADPERATPPPAQARPAGGRLLVAEDNDVNRFLIEEHLRRRGYDVTMVEHGWAAVEAHRAQAFDIVLLDMRMPVMDGPTATKRIRALPPPACNVPIIALTADAMRDDAQRYLRSGIDALHTKPIDWDSLDLTIRRFLEDGGSRPKAPVLPPRPPGQAVDSQVDTQTIARLRQVMGDGGMVDLIAAFRATLANEGAKLHAAAAGQAAREVREAAHAIQGMAAELGARGVADIARTIRIDGAGALNGAALAERLESYDAMVAATLRRLDLLAEEHGTASVQMKA; translated from the coding sequence ATGACCAGAACGGTCGACCCTGTCCAGCCGCCGCCCGCCGAGGCGACGCGCCGTGACCGGGCAGTGGCGAGAGCACAGGAAGGCGAGGACAATGTGCCCGGGCGCCTGCGGGCGCTGCTGTGGCCGATGGCCGGCTTCCTGATGGCCTTCGCCCTGCTGATCGTCGACCTGTTCTTCGATCTCCAGATGGCCCTGGCGTTTGGCCTGGCCGCGGCCGCCGTGATCGTCCTCGGGGCCCTGTCCGTCCATCACCATATGGGCGAAATCGAACGGCGGCGCCAGGCCCTGACCCGCGCCGGCGCCCAGGCCAACGAGGCCAACCGCGCCAAATCCCAGTTTCTGGCGGTCATGAGCCACGAGTTGCGCACCCCGATGACGGGGATGATCGGTACGCTCGACCTGCTGCGGGAAACCTCGCTCACCCCGGCGCAACGGCGCCTGACCGAAACCCTGGCCGGGTCCTCGACCGCCCTGCTCACCGTCCTCAACGACATCCTCGACTTCTCCAAGATCGAAGCCGGGATGCTGCAGATCGAGACGCTCGATTTCCGCCTGTGCGACAGCCTCGGCGCCACCCTCAACCTGTTCCGCGCCCAGGCGGAGCGCAAAGGGATCCGGCTTGTCGGCGAAATCGCGACCGACGTGCCGCCGGTCATCAGGAGCGATCCCACCCGCCTGCGCCAGATCCTCACCAACCTGATCGGCAACGCGGTGAAGTTCACCGATTCGGGCCAGGTGGATGTGCGCGTCGTCAAAACCGGGGAATCGCCCCTGCGCCTGCGCTTCGAAATCCAGGACACCGGCGTCGGGATCTCCAGCGAGAAGCAGGCTGCCCTGTTCCAGCCCTTCGTCCAGGCCGACGCCCATACCTCGCGCCGCTTCGGCGGCACCGGCCTCGGCCTTGCCATCTGCTCGCGCCTCGCCGCGGCCATGGGCGGGCGCATCGGCCTGACCAGCGCCATCGGCCTGGGCAGTTGTTTCTGGTTCACGATCACGACGGAACCCGGCCTGGAGGCGGCGGTCGACTCTTCCCTGGCCGAGGAGGCCGATCCCGAGCGCGCCACGCCGCCGCCGGCGCAAGCCCGGCCCGCGGGCGGCCGCCTGCTGGTGGCCGAGGATAACGACGTGAACCGTTTCCTGATCGAGGAGCATCTGCGCCGGCGAGGCTATGACGTCACCATGGTCGAACACGGCTGGGCCGCGGTCGAAGCCCACCGGGCACAGGCGTTCGACATCGTCCTGCTCGACATGCGCATGCCGGTGATGGACGGCCCGACTGCGACCAAGCGCATCCGCGCCCTGCCGCCACCCGCCTGCAACGTCCCGATCATCGCCTTGACCGCCGATGCCATGCGCGACGACGCCCAGCGCTACCTACGGTCGGGAATCGATGCCCTGCACACCAAGCCGATCGACTGGGACAGCCTGGACCTCACCATCCGCCGCTTCCTCGAAGACGGCGGCAGCCGGCCGAAGGCGCCGGTCCTGCCGCCGCGCCCGCCCGGCCAGGCCGTCGACTCGCAAGTGGACACCCAGACGATTGCGCGCCTGCGCCAGGTGATGGGCGACGGTGGCATGGTCGATCTTATCGCCGCGTTCCGCGCCACCCTGGCCAACGAGGGCGCAAAACTGCATGCCGCCGCCGCCGGCCAGGCGGCCCGGGAAGTGCGCGAGGCCGCCCATGCGATCCAGGGCATGGCGGCGGAGCTGGGCGCCCGGGGCGTCGCCGACATCGCGCGCACCATCCGCATCGACGGGGCCGGGGCCCTCAACGGCGCGGCGCTTGCCGAGCGGCTGGAGTCCTATGACGCTATGGTGGCGGCAACCCTGCGCCGCCTCGACCTTCTGGCCGAGGAACACGGCACCGCCAGCGTTCAGATGAAAGCGTAG